DNA from Streptomyces sp. NBC_01476:
TCGGCGCGGGCGCGGTCGCCCTGGGCACCACCAAGTTCCCCGACGCGGTGCCCGACGACTGGGGCCGCACCAGCTTCGAGACCGTCATGTGGATGCTTCACCTGCTCGGCGGCTCGGTCTGGATCGGCGGACTGGCCGGACTGTTGCTGCTCGCCCTCCCCGGCGCCGTCGCCCCCGCCGACCGCGGTGCGTTCTGGTCCCCCGCGATCCGCCGCTTCTCCGCCGCCGCGATGAGCTGTGTGGCCGCCATCGCCCTGTCCGGGCTCTTCCTGTACTGGGAACACGTCGACGGACTCTCGCAGTTGACCAGCACGATGTACGGGCGGGTGCTCGGCGTGAAGATCCTCATCTTCGGGGCGTTGCTGCTGCTCGGCGTCTTCAACCAGTTCTGGCTGCACCCGCGCATCGACGCCCTGCGCGCGGCCGGCGACCAGCGCCCGCTCCGTACGATCCTCGTCCGGCAGTTCCCCGCGACGATCGCGGTCGAGGCCGTGCTCGGGCTCAGCGTGCTCTTCGTCGCGCCGTTCCTCCACGGTTCCGCCCGCAACCAGGCGTTCCAGGCGGACGCGGCCAAGCAGCCCGGTGTGTCACTCGACGACCTGCCCAAGATCCCCGCCAAGGAGGTCAG
Protein-coding regions in this window:
- a CDS encoding copper resistance D family protein → MPLTSHLSHALPLFAAAGPSTPLGPFEDSAVAWTTWVTLMGFVGLTALALLAVGPAARQVGSETLAAVTARLARVAAVLGVLAVPAVLTDLAHGASESGGYDYGAAWNALYDGSNAGRLSGLEVTLVLVGAVLVAPLAARRVAAGPARRWLLATGLGAGAVALGTTKFPDAVPDDWGRTSFETVMWMLHLLGGSVWIGGLAGLLLLALPGAVAPADRGAFWSPAIRRFSAAAMSCVAAIALSGLFLYWEHVDGLSQLTSTMYGRVLGVKILIFGALLLLGVFNQFWLHPRIDALRAAGDQRPLRTILVRQFPATIAVEAVLGLSVLFVAPFLHGSARNQAFQADAAKQPGVSLDDLPKIPAKEVSASTWIWGSTETVAVIALMIAGYLVSGRIARRRAAAVPAVAATGPGDLVGA